A window of the Thiomicrospira microaerophila genome harbors these coding sequences:
- a CDS encoding enoyl-ACP reductase FabI — translation MGFLTGKRALIVGVANNKSIAYGIAKQMHEQGAEIALTYQTEKLKSRVEKVAEELGSSIVLPLDVADDQQITDVFTELKNHWSDGLDILVHSVAFAPREELEGRMIDASTRDGFKIAHDISAYSLTALTKAGYEMLKARQGSVMTISYLGAERAVPNYNVMGIAKASLEATVRYLAADLGQDGIRVNAVSAGPIRTLAASGIKDFRQMLDKAAQATPLRRNVTIEEVGNTCAFLCSDLASGITGEITYVDGGYNTTAST, via the coding sequence ATGGGATTCCTAACCGGAAAACGCGCACTGATTGTCGGTGTCGCCAATAACAAATCCATCGCCTATGGTATTGCAAAACAAATGCATGAGCAAGGCGCAGAAATCGCTTTAACCTACCAAACCGAGAAACTCAAAAGCCGCGTAGAAAAAGTGGCCGAAGAATTAGGCTCTAGCATTGTACTACCGCTGGACGTCGCAGACGACCAACAAATCACCGATGTTTTCACTGAACTCAAAAATCACTGGAGCGATGGCTTAGATATTCTTGTACATTCGGTCGCCTTTGCACCGCGCGAAGAATTGGAAGGCCGTATGATTGATGCCTCGACCCGCGACGGTTTTAAAATCGCCCACGACATCAGCGCCTACAGCCTGACTGCTTTGACCAAAGCCGGCTATGAGATGCTAAAAGCCCGTCAAGGCTCAGTGATGACCATCTCCTATTTAGGCGCAGAACGTGCCGTGCCTAACTACAATGTCATGGGCATCGCCAAAGCTTCTTTAGAAGCCACTGTGCGCTATTTGGCGGCTGATTTAGGCCAAGACGGTATCCGCGTCAATGCGGTTTCAGCCGGCCCGATTCGCACCCTAGCGGCTTCCGGCATTAAAGACTTCCGTCAAATGCTAGACAAAGCCGCACAGGCGACCCCATTACGCCGCAATGTGACCATTGAAGAAGTCGGCAATACCTGTGCCTTCTTGTGTTCAGACTTAGCGTCTGGCATCACCGGTGAAATCACCTATGTTGATGGCGGCTACAACACCACGGCGTCAACCTAA